The following coding sequences lie in one Stigmatopora argus isolate UIUO_Sarg chromosome 5, RoL_Sarg_1.0, whole genome shotgun sequence genomic window:
- the LOC144074469 gene encoding arrestin domain-containing protein 3 produces MPTIQSLTMVYDALNENGTFSEGDPLTGKVTLALEKSTAIQSFFVKVKGDAQVRWTTRSGNHNHTHSAQRRYFKLKHFFFEESATEIVLPQGVHVFNFSFTFPSVSMPSSFKGNHGKIVYMLEAKLSRSWKVDKTVEKQIVFHSKSIPNLQSLMLRQVAVKDKDLGIFSSGKVHMEVSVERTAYAPGETAVVVAKINNMSSSDMTPKVRLFQVIAYIASSRTKHENSTISKLVGQNIRPHSEGEVRWEMKIPTNIQPGIKNCEIISMDYHLKVYLDISFAFDPEVMFPVIIIPPSLSSGCQTAFSGIGWGQQNSDFHTGAASTYPPSPNRFQGAQSYSVPPPVYPASYAVPPAPNPSPWGVYPGTAFNGSPSLQSSPSHDLYPPPNPTTFPPQPSAPLTYPSVPAAPGLQTTPSAPPSYVSTTNFLSQSDEPPPAYSLIFPSSTNERSSEAK; encoded by the exons ATGCCCACTATCCAAAGCTTAACGATGGTTTACGACGCGCTGAACGAGAACGGGACGTTCTCCGAAGGGGATCCGCTTACCGGGAAAGTAACGTTGGCCTTGGAAAAGTCTACAGCCATCCAGAGCTTCTTCGTCAAAGTGAAGGGCGACGCTCAAGTGCGCTGGACAACGAGGAGCGGAAATCACAACCACACGCACTCGGCACAGCGCAGATATTTCAAACTCAAGCATTTTTTCTTCGAGGAAAGCGCTACTG AGATTGTCCTTCCCCAAGGTGTCCATGTGTTCAATTTCAGCTTTACCTTCCCATCAGT GAGCATGCCCTCAAGCTTCAAAGGAAACCATGGAAAGATTGTCTACATGCTTGAAGCCAAGTTGTCCAGAAGTTGGAAAGTGGACAAGACTGTTGAAAAACAGATCGTTTTTCACTCTAAATCCATCCCAAACCTCCAATCTCTGATG TTACGACAAGTTGCTGTAAAAGACAAAGATTTGGGGATTTTCTCAAGCGGAAAAGTCCACATGGAAGTCAGTGTTGAAAGGACAGCCTATGCCCCAG GAGAGACCGCGGTGGTCGTGGCAAAAATCAACAACATGTCATCCAGTGACATGACTCCAAAAGTCCGTTTGTTCCAGGTGATTGCATACATTGCCAGCAGTCGTACCAAACATGAAAACAGCACGATAAGCAAACTTGTCGGACAAAATATTAGACCCCACTCAGAGGGAGAGGTCAGGTGGGAAATGAAGATTCCTACCAATATCCAGCCAGGCATCAAAAACTGCGAAATCATCTCAATGGATTATCACTTAAAG gtgtaTCTGGACATCAGTTTTGCCTTTGACCCTGAAGTGATGTTTCCAGTGATCATCATACCACCAAGCCTTTCCTCTGGTTGTCAGACTGCTTTTTCTGGGATTGGCTGGGGCCAACAAAACAGTGATTTCCACACTGGTGCTGCCAGCACTTACCCCCCTTCGCCAAACAGATTCCAAGGTGCTCAATCGTATTCGGTACCCCCGCCAGTTTATCCGGCCAGCTATGCTGTTCCCCCGGCCCCGAATCCGAGTCCATGGGGTGTTTATCCAGGAACTGCTTTTAATGGTTCTCCATCTTTACAATCGTCTCCATCTCATGATCTTTACCCTCCACCGAATCCTACTACATTTCCACCGCAACCATCTGCCCCACTGACCTATCCAAGTGTACCAGCAGCACCGGGATTACAAACAACTCCATCTGCTCCACCTTCTTACGTGAGCACCACAAACTTCCTGTCTCAATCCGACGAACCTCCTCCTGCCTATTCGCTTATTTTCCCATCGTCTACAAATGAAAGGTCGAGTGAAGCCAAATAA